From the Actinomycetota bacterium genome, the window CTCGGCGTCGCGCCTGCGGAGGCCATGGTCGCCACCGTCGATCCAGACGTGGGTGACAGGTCCGGGGATCGTGGCCGTGGCCGCCTCCAACTCGGCGGGTGTGCCGAACGAGTCACGCGTGCCCGACACGAACAGGCACGGCACCTGCAGCGCGGGAAGGTGCTCGGTGCGCGCCCGTTCGGGCTTGCCGGGCGGGTGCAGCGGATAGGCGATCAGCACGAGCGCACGCGCGGGAAGTCCTTCCGCGACGGCCATCGAGCACATGCGCCCTCCCATGGAACGCCCGCCGAGGGCGATCCTCTCCGGTGGCAGGCCCGTGCGCGCCGCCAGCTCGGCCGCGCCCCGGCGCACGGCCTCGATCAGCACCGGTGCCCGGTCGGGTGCCTTGCGTCCGGCGCGCCGGTAGGGGAAGTCCATGCGCTCGACCGCGTAACCGTGAACCACGAGGGCGGCTTCGATGGCGACGAGCGACGACTGGTCGCGATCGTGGCCGGCGCCCGGTGTGATCAGGAGCGCCTGCTCGGGGCGGGCGGTCATGTCAGGAGGATGCGACGCGCCTGCGTGAGCTCGACGACGCGCTGGCCCGCGCCGTCGGTCTCCGCGCCGTGGTCGGGGTGGACCTCGCGGATGAGGGAGCGGAAGCGCCGGCGCACGTCTTCGGGCTCGGGCTCGGTGTCGGGCCCGAACCCCAGGACCTGCAGCGCCCAGCGCGCGTCGGTGGGAAACCGCCGCCACGACGCCGGGCCCGCGTAGGTGGGGTCGGTGAGCCACGCGACCAGCTCGGGGCCGATGTGGCCGTCCCAGCGCATGGCCCGGCGCACGGTGTCGAACACGACGGCGCGGGTGGAGGAGTGGATGCGACCCGCCGCGTAGACCGCGCCGAGGATCTGGGGGACGGGCGCGCCGTGATCGTCGATCTCGAACGTCACCTGCTCGCCGCGGCCCACCAGCTTGTGGCGGCTGCGGTCGAGCCCGACCACGTCGGTCTGGAACCGGTGGCGCAGCCGGGGCTGCGCGATCCGGCGGCCGGCCTCGAGGTCGTCGAGCAGCCGCAGCAGGGCGACGAGCATGTCGTCGTCGATGGCGTCGAGGTGGGCGGCGACGATGCCGCCCAGCAGCACGCCACCGAACCCGGGCGGCGGGTCGGTCGGGAGCCAGTGGAGGCCGAGCGCGACCCGGCGGGTGGGCGCAACCGCACGCGAGTGGCGGATCTCGAGCTCGGCCAGCAGCATGTCAGACGTACTGCCGCAAGAGGTCGCGCAGGGCTCGTGCGTGCTGCTCGACCAGCTCCGGTCCCGCGCCGTCGAGCTCGTCGACGAGCCACGCCGCCATCGTCCGGATGCGTTCCCACACCGTCACCTCGAACCCGTACGGGAGCGGCAGGCCGTCGACGGCGGTCGCCGTCTCCTCGAACTGGGCCCGCACCACGAGGTCGTCGGCATCGTGCGCGAGACGGTCGGCGGCCACGAACAGCTCGCCGAGCGTCTCCATCTCGTCGATGTCGGCCTCGCCCTCGTCGACGACCGGGCTCAGCTCGACGCCGGCGAGGTCGTCGAAGAGGTGGTCGATGAGGTAGTCGACGCGAGCTTCGTGCTCGAGGCGGACCGTGAGCTCGCGGTCGCGCAGGACGCCCGGCACCCCTTGGCGGCCGAGCGCCCATTCCAGGGTGTCGACCTGATCGGGATCCCACTCGCTCAGGTCGTAGACGACGGTGTCGTCGACAGTCGCGGTGTCGTCGTTGTCGGTGTCGGTTTCGCTGTCGCTGACGGTGTCGGCGTCGGCGTCGGTGTCAGCCAAGGTGCCGTCGTCGGCGGCGGTCGGCTCCTCGGGCATCACGTCCTCCTCAGCAGCACGTGTCGCCGCAAGAAGGACTCGGTGCGCGTTAGCTCGTCCTCCACCGTCTCGGGCCGCAGCCAGCCGTGGCCCTCGTCGTCGTACAGCTGCAGCCCGACGGTACGCCCGAGATCGCGCAACCGGTCGGCGATCGCCTGCGACTGGGCCGGCGGCACGACCTTGTCGGCGCGACCCTGCAGGATCAACAGAGGAGCTTCGATGCGGTCGGCCACGTGCACAGGTGAGCGGTCACGGTAGCGGTCCGCGGTCTCGGGCAAGGGCCCGACGATGCCGCGCAGGTAGTGCGCCTCGAAGCGGTGGGTCGTCTCGTCCAGGTCGAAGAGGTCGGCCACGCCGAAGAGGTCGACGCCCGCGGCGCACAGCTGCGGGTGACGCGCGAGCAGGAGGAGCACGGTGAAGCCGCCGGCGGAGCCACCGATCGGCACCATCCGGCGAGGGTCGCACCAGCCGCGCTCCGCCGCGGCACGCATGCCCGCGGCGGTGTCCTCCACGTCGAGCACGCCCCACTGGCCTTGGAGGCACTGCGCGTACGCACGGCCCCAACCGGTCGAGCCCCGGTGGTCGGGCACGAGCACGGCCCAGCCCCGGTCGACGAAGTAGGCGATGCGCGGGACGAACGCCGCCGGCCACTGGCCCGTCGGACCACCGTGCACCCAGACGAGCAGCGGCGGAGGCGTGTCCCCGCTCCCGGCCGCTGAGGCCGTGCCCCCGCTCCCGGCCGCTGAGGCCGTGGGCCGGTAGAGGCGGCCGTGCACCTCGGTGCCGTCGTCCGCCGGCCAGTTGACGAGCTCCGGCTCGACCAGGCCGGCCGCCTCAAATCCCGCGACCGGGCCCCGCGCCAGCTCGACGCGCGCGCCGGTCGCCGGGTCGATGCTGACGACCTGCGCTGGCGTCGCCGCGCCACTTCGCACACACGCGATGCGCGCGCCGACCCACGACAGGCCACCGTGCACACCGCGCGACAGCTCGCGCACGTCGCCGCCCGCGACATCGAGCACGCACAGCCGGCCGAACCCGTGCTCGTTGCGGCAGAACGCGATCTGGCGCCCGTCGGGTGACCACGCGAACGACCGTTGCCCCGGTCCCCACGACGGATCGCCGTGCTCGGCGCCCTCCTTCACGAGCGGGCGGGCGCCGGTGCCGTCACCATCGGCCCGCCAGAGGTTGAGCCACCCGTCGGCGTCACAGAGGAACGCGAGCTGCGATCCGTCGGGTGAGAAGCGGGGCTGCTGCACGGACACGCCCTCGCCTCCCGCGACCGTGACCGAACCACCGCGGCCGTCCGCGGCGCGAAGCACGATGCGGCTCTCGTCCCACGGCATCGAGGGAACGTCCCATTCGTGCCACGCGACGAGCGTCGAGTCTGGCGACCACACGGGGTCGAAGCAGAAGTCGGCCCCCGTCGAGACGCGTTGCGGCCACGGGCCCTCGGCCGCGAGCGACGCGACTCCGATGTCGCGGGCGTCGAACATGTATGCCACACGCGTACCGTCCGGCGAGACGGCGGGCGCGGCCACGGGACCGTGCTCGACGACGCGGCGCGGCGGTCCGCCCGCTGCGTCGATGAGGTAGAGCCCGCCATCGGTCGATGCGTAGACGAACCCGTTGCCGTCAGGCGTCCAGTCGAACGCGCCACCCCCGTAGGCGGCAGCCGGTGTGACCGGTGGGTCTGCGGTCACCACCAGCTCGGCCCCTCCGTCCGCAGGCACCACGACGAGCTGACCGCGAGTCGCCTGGTTGGCGAGGAACGCGACCCGGCTCCCGTCCGGCGCGAGCCGGGGCTCGGCGAGCACGCGCCCGCGTGCGCACATCGCCGCGGTGATGCGCGGGTGCGTCAACCGATGGCGCTGACGCGACCGACCTCGCGCGTCGCCTGCTCGAGGGCGTCGATGCGATCGCGGAGGTCCTGGGCCCGGCGGGTGGCGAAGTCGTCGTGCTCCCACAACCGGCCGAGCGACAGGAGGCGGGCGGCGAGGCGCTCGACCTCGTCGACCTCCCACGCGGCGAGATGCGCGTTGTGGGCGCGGTGGTGCTCGACGACGTGCGCATCGACGTCGGCGGCGTGACGCGCCAGCTGGTCGGCTGCGTTGGTGAGCGCGGGCCAGGTGCGCCGGGCCCGCCGCCCACGCGGGAGTGCCTCGTCGACAGTGGCCACGCACCGACGCAGGCGCCGGTGCAAGCGGGCGGCGAGGAAGGGCGACCAGAGCCAGCTCAGCGGAGCGAGGGTCGGCAGCTGGGGGTTGACCCGGTGGCGCCGGCGCACCCACCGCCTCAGCAGCACGGAGCCGATCGCGGCGATCAGAACGGTGGTGACGGCGAGCAGGGTCACGGCCATCAGCAGCGACTTCACCGGGGTGATCCTAGCCGCGGGTCAGATGACGGGGTCCTCGGTCCAGCGCCCGAAGACCGACGCCAGCGCGTCGACGATCTCGCCGGCGGTGGCGTACACGCGCACGGCGTCGAGGATGGCCGGCATGAGGTTGGCATCCGCCTCGCGTGCCACCGCGCGGACGCCGACGAGCGCGGTGCGCACCGCGTCGTCGCTCCGCTCCGCCTTCACGGTGTCGAGCCGCTTGAGCTGACGGTCCTCGACGTCGTGGCCGATGTGGAGGATGTCGAGGGGGTCGCCGTCGGACTCGGTGAAGCGGTTGACGCCGACGATCACCCGCTGCCCCGTGTTGACCTTCTTCTCCAGCTGATAGGCCGCATCGGCGATCTCGCCCTGGAACCACCCGTTCTCGATGCCCGCGTAGACGCCTTCGAGGATCGAGCCTCCGCCGAGCTCGTCGAGATGGGCGAAGACCGCTTCCGCCCGCCGCTCCATCTCGTCGGTGAGCGCCTCGACGAACCACGAGCCGCCCAGCGGATCGGCCACCAACGGCACACCGGTCTCGTGGGCGATGACCTGCTGGGTGCGCAGCGCGATGCGCGCCGCCCGCTCGGTGGGCAGCGCGAGCACCTCGTCCATCGAGTTGGTGTGCAGGCTCTGGGTGCCGCCGAGCACCCCCGCCAGCGCCTCGATCGCGGTCCGCACGATGTTGACCTCGGGCTGCTGGGCGGTGAGGGACACCCCCGCGGTCTGCGTGTGGAAACGGCACTGCAACGAGCGAGGGTTGACGGCGCCGTAGCGCTCCTTCATCCAGCGGGCCCAGATGCGACGGGCGGCGCGGTACTTGGCGATCTCCTCGAAGAAGTCGATGTGGGCGTTGAAGAAGAACGAGAGGCGCGGCGCGAAGTCGTCGACATCGAGACCGACGGCGCGCACGGCCTCGACGTAGCCGAAGCCGTTGGCCAGGGTGAAGGCCAGCTCCTGGGCGGCGGTCGAGCCCGCTTCGCGGATGTGGTAACCGGAGATGGAGACGGGATGCCATTTGGGCATCTCGGCCGTGCAGAACCGGATCATGTCGGTGACGATCCGCATCGACGGGCGGGGCGGGAAGATGAACTCCTTCTGCGCCTGGTACTCCTTCAGGATGTCGTTCTGGATGGTGCCGCCGAGATCGGCGCGTGCCGTGCCGTTCTTCTCGGCGACCGCGACGTACATCGCCAGGAGCATGGCGGCCGGCGAGTTGATCGTCATCGACGTGGTGACCACACCGAGGTCGATTCCCGCGAAGAGGTCCTCCATGTCCGCGAGGGTGTCGATGGCCACGCCGCACCGGCCGACCTCGCCGAGCGCGTGCGGGTCGTCCGAGTCGCGGCCCATCAGCGTGGGCAGGTCGAACGCCGTCGAGAGACCATCGCCTCCGACACGGAGGATCTCGCGGAAGCGGGCGTTGGTGTCGTCGGCCGTGCCGAAGCCCGCGAACATGCGCATCGTCCAGAGCTTCGAGCGGTACATCGACGCGTACGGTCCCCGCGTGTACGGGTACTGGCCGGGGAACTCGCCGTCGTCGGGCCCGTAGACGGGGTCGAGAGGAACCCCCGACATCGTCTCCGCGATGACATCTCGCGTCGCGGCCGCCTCGAACGCCGCCCGCCACTCTTCGCGCGCGGACGGCGCTTCGCTTCGGTCCTCGGTCATGCCTCCAGTATGGTCCGGGCATGAGCGGAGAGAGGCAGGCGCCCGATCGCAACCTCGCCCTCGAGCTGGCCAGAGTCACCGAAGCGGCCGCGCTGGCATCGGGACGCTGGGTTGGTCGGGGCGACAAGGAGGGCGCAGACGGCGCCGCGGTCGACGCCATGCGGTTGGTGCTGCAGAGCGTGTCGATGGACGGCGTGGTGGTGATCGGCGAAGGCGAGAAGGACGAGGCGCCGATGCTGTTCAACGGCGAGGAGATCGGCACCGGTGATCCACCGATGACCGACATCGCCGTCGACCCGATCGACGGCACCACGCTGACGTCGCTCGGACGGGGCAACGCGCTGTCGGTCATCGCGGTGAGCGAACGCGGCACGATGTTCAACCCCGGGCCGTGCGTGTACATGGAGAAGATCGCGGTCGGGCCGGAGGCCGCAGGCGTCGTCGACCTCACCCGCTCGCCCACCGAGAACCTCAGAGCCGTAGCCGACGCCAAGGGCGAGTCGGTCCAGGACGTCACCGCGGTCATCCTCGACCGCGATCGCCACGCCGACCTCATCGCCGAGGTGCGCGCCGCCGGCGCGCGTCTGCGCCTCATCCCCGACGGCGACGTGGCCGGCGCCATCTCGACCGCGTGGCCCGACTCGGGCGCCGACATCCTCTTCGGCATCGGAGGCACGCCCGAAGGCGTCATCGCCGCGGCCGCGCTCAAGTGCATGGGCGGTCAGCTGCAGGGCCGGCTCTGGCCGCGCAACGACAAGGAGCGCAAGCTCGCCGTCGACGCCGGCTACGACCTCGACCAGGTGCTCGACACCGACGACCTGGTGGCGGGCGACAACTGCTTCTTCGCGGCCACTGGCATCACCGACGGCGAGCTGCTCCGAGGCGTGCACTACGACAGCCGGGGCGCCACCACGCAGTCACTCGTGATGCGGTCACGCTCGGGCACGGTGCGCAGGATCGACGCCCGCCACCGCCTCGTCAAGCTGCGCGAGTACGCGTCGGTCGAGTTCGGCTAGAAGCCGCCGTTCTTGTCGTACGAAACCGTCCTCGTGACGGCTAGCTACGACAAGAAGCAGACCAGCTGGGGACTAGAACCGCTCGGCGACCTTGGCGGACACGCGACGCACGACGCCGCGTGGGGCGACGTGGACCATCGACGCCGAGAGCTTGTTGACGAGACCGGGGACGCAGAGGGCCTTGCCCTTCTCGATGGCCGCGAGCGCCTCGTCGACGACGGCCTCGGGCGTCTGCCAGGCCAGCTTGGGGAGGTGCTCGGTGTCGAACGAGCCCCGCTGGTGGAACTCGGTGCGGGTGAAACCGGGGCAGAGGGCGAGCACGTTCACGCCGGTGCCGCGCAGCTCCTCGTGCACCGCCTCACTGAAGCTGGTGACGAACGCCTTGGTGGCCGAGTAGGTGGCGTTGTTCGGCCCGGCCTGGAAGCCGCCGACGGAGCTCACGTTGATCACGCCGCCGTGGCCCCGCCGCAGCATGCCCGGCAGCGCGGCATGGGTGAGGCGCATGAGCGCCAGCACGTTGAGGCGGATCTCCTCGTCCTCCCTGCCCACCGGGAGCTCGACGAACGTGCCCGCGGTACCGAAGCCCGCGTTGTTGACGAGCAGCTCGACGGGCCGTTCGTCGGACTGCAGCCGCTGCTCGACGCGGCCGACGTCGTCGGCGAGGGTGAGGTCGGCGAGCAGGACCTCGACGTCACGGCCCGACCCCGACTGGAGCTCGTCGGCCAGCTCCTTCAACCGGCCCTCGCTGCGGGCCACCACCACGAGGTCGTCGCCCCGCGCCGCTAGACGGCGGGCGAACGCCATGCCGATGCCGCTCGAGGCGCCGGTCACCAGCGAGGTCACGCGGGGCGCCTCACGGTTTTGATCTTCGCTCATCCTTGCTTCCCGTCCATTCGCGCACGCTACTCCCGCACCAGTTGCACGAACACCCGGCCGTCGACCCACGGCCAGCGTGCGTCCTCCACCCAACCCCGGCCGCGGTAGAACCGCTCGGCGCGACTGTCCGAGAAGGTGCGCACGACCAGACGGCTGCACGCGCGCGCCGCCGCCTCCGACTGGAACGCGGCGAGGAGCTGGGTCCCGATTCCCTCACCCCGGCTGTCGGCGGCAACGAGCAACCGGGCCAGATAGCCGATGCCGCCGTGCGTCCAACCCTCCGCGGTCCCCACCACGCGGCCGTCGCGTCGGGCCGTGACGGCGAGCGGTCGCTCGTCCCACTGGCCCCAGTCGCGCGCCCCGAGCTCGCGGCCTTCGTCGTCGATGGCATCGCTCACCGCCAACTCGAGCTCGAGCCCGCCCCGGCCCACGACCGCAGGCGCGGCGAACGCGATGTCGGCGATGGGCGACCACACGCGACCCTCGCCCTCCTCGAGCAGGTGCACCCGCTCGAAGGTCACCTCGGCGCGGTAGTTGGCGAACGCGCGAATCGACGCATCGATCCGACGCGCCTCCATCTCCTCGGCCAGGGTCACGTGCGGCACGAACGGCCACGTCACCGGACGGGAGAGGGGCTCGGAGAAGACGCGGTCGCGCAGGTCCAGCAACGCCTCGAACCCGTCGCCACCGACTGCGAGGTACAGCACGGGAGAGTCGGGCAGGAAGGTCTCCACCGGGCCGAGCTCGACGCGGAAGGGCCGCGTGGTGCTCCCGGCATCGCGGAGGTGTGCCAGCGCGTCGCTCAACCGGTCCTCGCGGACGTTGACCGGCGGCACGAGGGTGCAGTGCGGTGGGATGCGGCCGAGGGCGCCGTCGCCGGCCGCCCGCCGCAGCCCGTCGACCTCGGCTCCGACCGGCGGTGGCACCAGCAGCGCGACGCCGAGTCGCAGACGTGGCACCCGTTTCGCCGAGGTCAGGCGCCGGCGACGTCGATGCGGACGATGGCGCGCTGCAGGGCGGCTTGAGCCTCGGCGTCATCCACCTCGCGCGCCTTCTGCTCGGCCGCTTCCTTGGCCCGGCGGGCGCGCTCGACGTCGATCTGGCTCGCCAGCTCGGCGACGTCGGAGAGGATGATCACCGTGTTGTCGCGCACGTGCACGAAGCCGCCGTGCACCGCAGCCGCCGTCTCGGTGCCGTCGGGCTGCCTGATGCGGGCCGAGTGGATCGTCAGCGCCCCGAGGAACGGCGCATGCCCCGCCAGGAACGCGATGTCGCCGCCGTCCACCGTGCGGCAGATCACCATGTCGGCTTCGCCACTGAAGAGGATGCGTTCGGGGGAGACGAGCTCGACCTGCATGGGCACGACGGCTCTTCCTAACCCTCGCCGCCGGTGAGCGTGCGCGCCTTCTCGCGGGCGCTGTCGGCGTTGCCCACGTTGAAGAACGCCTGCTCGGGCAGGTCGTCGAGATCACCGTCGACGAGCTGCTCGAAGCTGTCGATGGTCTCCTCCACGGGGACGTTGATGCCCTTGAGCCCGGTGAACTGCTCGCCCACGAAGAACGGTTGCGACAGGAACTTCTCCACCTTGCGGGCCCGCTGCACGAGGACCTTGTCCTCCTCGGAGAGCTCGTCGAGGCCGAGGATGGCGATGATGTCCTGCAGCTCCTTGTAGCGCTGCAGCACCTCCTGCACGCGGCGGGCGACCGCGTAGTGACGCTCTCCCACGACCTCGGGCGCGAGGATGCGCGAGCTCGACGAGAGCGGGTCGACGGCCGGATAGATGCCGAGCGCGGCGATGTTGCGGGAGAGCTCGGTCGTGGCGTCGAGGTGCGTGAAGGTGGTGAACGGAGCGGGATCGGTGAAGTCGTCGGCCGGCACGTACACGGCCTGCACCGACGTGATCGATCCCGTCTTGGTCGAGGTGATGCGCTCCTGCAGCTCGCCCATCTCGTCGGCCAGCGTCGGCTGGTAGCCCACCGCGGAGGGCATGCGACCGAGCAGCGTCGACACCTCGGAGCCGGCCTGCACGAAGCGGAAGATGTTGTCGACGAAGAGCAGCACGTCCTGGTTCTGCTCGTCACGGAAGTACTCGGCCATGGTGAGCGCCGACAAACCGACGCGCAGACGAACGCCCGGCGGCTCGTCCATCTGACCGTAGACGAGCGCGGCCTTCTCGATGACGCCGGATTCCTGCATCTCCAGCCAGAGGTCGTTGCCCTCGCGCGTGCGCTCACCCACGCCGGCGAAGACCGACACACCGCCGTGCTGGGTGGCGACGCGGCTGATCATCTCGAGGATGACGATGGTCTTGCCCACGCCCGCGCCGCCGAACAAGCCGATCTTGCCGCCCCTCACGTAGGGCGCCAGCAGGTCGATGACCTTGATGCCCGTCTCGAACATCTCCGACTTGGGCGTGAGGTCGACGAACTTGGGTGAGGGACGGTGGATCTCCCACTGGTCGACGATGCCCTCGGTAACGGGCTCACCCCTCGTGTCGAGGGGCTCGCCGATCACGTTGAACACGTGCCCCAGCACTCCCTCGCCTACAGGGACGGTGATGCCGCGTCCGAGGTTCCTCACCGGGGCGCCGCGGCTCAGGCCGTCGGTGGGCTTCATCGCGATCGCCCGCACCCGGCTCTCACCGATGTGCTGGGCCACCTCGGCGGTGATGTCGATCGTCCGCCCCTCGAGCTCGACCGTGAAGAGGAGGGCGTAGTTGATCTCGGGGAGCGAGCCCGGCGGGAACTCGACGTCGACGACCGGCCCTGCGATCGAGACGACCCTGCCGTCCTTGAGGCCGGTGGCGGGTGGTGTTGTCGCGGTGACGCTCATGCTGTCTCCCTTGTCATCACAATCACGCAGAAGGGCGCAATGCCTCGGCGCCGCCCACGATCTCCATGATCTCGGTGGTGATGCCGGCCTGGCGCAGCTTGTTGGCCTGGATGCCGAGCACCCGGATGAGCTCCTCGGCGTTGTCGGTGGCCGACTTCATGGCCCGCTGGCGCGCGGCCTGCTCCGACGCGGCCGCGTCGAGCATGGCCGCGAAGATGCGAGCCTCGACATAGCGGGGCAGCAGCAGCTCGAGGATGCCTTCGGGCGACGGCTCGAACTCGTACACCGCATGCGGGCCCTCCTCCTCGCGTCCCTCGGTGATGGGCCCCGCCTCGAGCGGCAGGAGCTGGGTGCGTGTCACCCGCTGCGAACCGGCGGAGAAGAACCGGGTGTAGACGATCTCGACGACGTCGATCTCGCCGTCCTCGTAGCGCTTGATGAGGCCCGCGGTCACCTGGCGGGCGTCCTCGTAGGACGGCTGCTCGCTGAACCCGCTGTGGGCCTCGTCGATCGCGTAGCCCCGGTAGCGGAAGTAGCTGTTCGCCTTGCGGCCTGCGACGACCAGCGCGGTCTCCTGACCATCGCGCCGACGCTGCAGGATGGCGCGCTCTGCGGTCCGGATGACCGACGCGTTGTACGCGCCCGCGAGGCCCCGGTCGGCGCTGATCACGACGAGCCCCACGTTGCGCACCGTCTCCGGCTTCCGCAGCATGGGATGGTCGAGCCCGGCGCCGGCCGCGGCCAGGTTTCGGATGACCTCGGTGATCTGCTCGCTGTACGGCCGCGCCGCGGCGACGCGCTGCTGCGCCTTCACGATCCGCGACGCCGCGATCAGCTCCATGGCGCGGGTGATCTTCTTGGTCGACTGGACGCTGCGGATGCGTCTGCGCAGGATCCGTTCCTGGCCGCTCGCCATCGGCTAGTCCGCGTCCTCGCCGTCGCCGGCCTCGGCCACCTTCTCCGACGGGGTGAAGCGCTCCTGGAAGGCGACGACCGCGGCGGTGAGCGTCGCCTCGTCGGGAAGCGTGCCCTTCTCCCGGATCTCGGTGAGGAGGTCGGTGTGGCGGACGCGGAATTCCTCGAGCAGCTCGGCCTCGAAGCGGCGGATGTCGCCCAACGCCAGGTCGTCGAGATGTCCCTTGGTGCCGGCGAAGATGACCACCACCTGCTCCTCCACCGGCAAGGGTGAGCGCTGCGGTTGCTTGAGCAGCTCGGTGAGCCGGTAGCCACGGTCGAGCTGGGCCTGACTCACCTTGTCGAGCTCGGACCCGAAGCTGGCGAACGCCTCCAGCTCGCGGAACTGGGCCAGGTCGAGCTTGAGCGTGCCGGCCACGGCCTTCATCGCTTTGATCTGCGCGTTGCCGCCGACGCGCGACACCGAGATCCCCACGTCGACGGCCGGCCGCACCCCCGCGCGGAACAGGTCGGTTACCAGGTAGATCTGCCCGTCGGTGATGGAGATGACGTTGGTCGGGATGTACGCCGAGACGTCGCCTTCCTTGGTCTCGATGATCGGCAGGGCGGTCAACGACCCACCACCGAGCGCGTCGCTCAGCTTGGCCGCGCGCTCGAGCAGCCGGCTGTGGAGGTAGAAGACGTCGCCCGGGTACGCCTCGCGGCCGGGCGGCCGGCGCAGCAGCAACGAGAGCTGACGGTACGCCTCGGCCTGCTTGGAGAGGTCGTCGTAGATGATGAGCGCGGCGTCGCCGTTCTCCATCCAGTGCTGGCCCATCGCGCAGCCCGAGTAGGGCGCGAGGTACTTGAAGGGCGCGGCTTCCGACGCCGGTGCGTTGACGACCACCGTGTAGTCCATCGCGCCGTGCTCCTCGAGCGACGCCACGATCTCGGCCACCGTCGAGCCCTTCTGTCCGATGGCGACATAGACGCACTTCACGCCCAGCCCGCGCTGGTTGATGATCGTGTCGATGGCGACCGCGGTCTTACCCGTCTTGCGGTCGCCGATGATGAGCTCGCGCTGGCCGCGACCGATGGGGATCATGGCGTCGATCGACTTGATGCCGGTCTGGAGCGGCTCCTTCACCGGCTGGCGGTCGATGACGCCGGGTGCCTGCACCTCGAGGCGGCGGCGGTGCTCGCTCGGGATGGCGCCGCGACCGTCGATGGGCTCGCCCAGCGGGTTCACCACCCGGCCCAGCAACCCGTCGCCAACGGGCACCGAGAGGATGGAGCCGGTGGCCCGCACGGCCTGGCCCTCCTCGATGTGCTCGAGGTCGCCGAGCACGACCGCGCCGATCGAGTCCTCGTCGAGGTTGAGGGCCAGCCCCT encodes:
- a CDS encoding J domain-containing protein; translation: MLLAELEIRHSRAVAPTRRVALGLHWLPTDPPPGFGGVLLGGIVAAHLDAIDDDMLVALLRLLDDLEAGRRIAQPRLRHRFQTDVVGLDRSRHKLVGRGEQVTFEIDDHGAPVPQILGAVYAAGRIHSSTRAVVFDTVRRAMRWDGHIGPELVAWLTDPTYAGPASWRRFPTDARWALQVLGFGPDTEPEPEDVRRRFRSLIREVHPDHGAETDGAGQRVVELTQARRILLT
- a CDS encoding S9 family peptidase, whose protein sequence is MTHPRITAAMCARGRVLAEPRLAPDGSRVAFLANQATRGQLVVVPADGGAELVVTADPPVTPAAAYGGGAFDWTPDGNGFVYASTDGGLYLIDAAGGPPRRVVEHGPVAAPAVSPDGTRVAYMFDARDIGVASLAAEGPWPQRVSTGADFCFDPVWSPDSTLVAWHEWDVPSMPWDESRIVLRAADGRGGSVTVAGGEGVSVQQPRFSPDGSQLAFLCDADGWLNLWRADGDGTGARPLVKEGAEHGDPSWGPGQRSFAWSPDGRQIAFCRNEHGFGRLCVLDVAGGDVRELSRGVHGGLSWVGARIACVRSGAATPAQVVSIDPATGARVELARGPVAGFEAAGLVEPELVNWPADDGTEVHGRLYRPTASAAGSGGTASAAGSGDTPPPLLVWVHGGPTGQWPAAFVPRIAYFVDRGWAVLVPDHRGSTGWGRAYAQCLQGQWGVLDVEDTAAGMRAAAERGWCDPRRMVPIGGSAGGFTVLLLLARHPQLCAAGVDLFGVADLFDLDETTHRFEAHYLRGIVGPLPETADRYRDRSPVHVADRIEAPLLILQGRADKVVPPAQSQAIADRLRDLGRTVGLQLYDDEGHGWLRPETVEDELTRTESFLRRHVLLRRT
- a CDS encoding SDR family oxidoreductase; amino-acid sequence: MSEDQNREAPRVTSLVTGASSGIGMAFARRLAARGDDLVVVARSEGRLKELADELQSGSGRDVEVLLADLTLADDVGRVEQRLQSDERPVELLVNNAGFGTAGTFVELPVGREDEEIRLNVLALMRLTHAALPGMLRRGHGGVINVSSVGGFQAGPNNATYSATKAFVTSFSEAVHEELRGTGVNVLALCPGFTRTEFHQRGSFDTEHLPKLAWQTPEAVVDEALAAIEKGKALCVPGLVNKLSASMVHVAPRGVVRRVSAKVAERF
- the glpX gene encoding class II fructose-bisphosphatase, coding for MSGERQAPDRNLALELARVTEAAALASGRWVGRGDKEGADGAAVDAMRLVLQSVSMDGVVVIGEGEKDEAPMLFNGEEIGTGDPPMTDIAVDPIDGTTLTSLGRGNALSVIAVSERGTMFNPGPCVYMEKIAVGPEAAGVVDLTRSPTENLRAVADAKGESVQDVTAVILDRDRHADLIAEVRAAGARLRLIPDGDVAGAISTAWPDSGADILFGIGGTPEGVIAAAALKCMGGQLQGRLWPRNDKERKLAVDAGYDLDQVLDTDDLVAGDNCFFAATGITDGELLRGVHYDSRGATTQSLVMRSRSGTVRRIDARHRLVKLREYASVEFG
- a CDS encoding GNAT family N-acetyltransferase — translated: MPRLRLGVALLVPPPVGAEVDGLRRAAGDGALGRIPPHCTLVPPVNVREDRLSDALAHLRDAGSTTRPFRVELGPVETFLPDSPVLYLAVGGDGFEALLDLRDRVFSEPLSRPVTWPFVPHVTLAEEMEARRIDASIRAFANYRAEVTFERVHLLEEGEGRVWSPIADIAFAAPAVVGRGGLELELAVSDAIDDEGRELGARDWGQWDERPLAVTARRDGRVVGTAEGWTHGGIGYLARLLVAADSRGEGIGTQLLAAFQSEAAARACSRLVVRTFSDSRAERFYRGRGWVEDARWPWVDGRVFVQLVRE
- a CDS encoding methylmalonyl-CoA mutase, with amino-acid sequence MTEDRSEAPSAREEWRAAFEAAATRDVIAETMSGVPLDPVYGPDDGEFPGQYPYTRGPYASMYRSKLWTMRMFAGFGTADDTNARFREILRVGGDGLSTAFDLPTLMGRDSDDPHALGEVGRCGVAIDTLADMEDLFAGIDLGVVTTSMTINSPAAMLLAMYVAVAEKNGTARADLGGTIQNDILKEYQAQKEFIFPPRPSMRIVTDMIRFCTAEMPKWHPVSISGYHIREAGSTAAQELAFTLANGFGYVEAVRAVGLDVDDFAPRLSFFFNAHIDFFEEIAKYRAARRIWARWMKERYGAVNPRSLQCRFHTQTAGVSLTAQQPEVNIVRTAIEALAGVLGGTQSLHTNSMDEVLALPTERAARIALRTQQVIAHETGVPLVADPLGGSWFVEALTDEMERRAEAVFAHLDELGGGSILEGVYAGIENGWFQGEIADAAYQLEKKVNTGQRVIVGVNRFTESDGDPLDILHIGHDVEDRQLKRLDTVKAERSDDAVRTALVGVRAVAREADANLMPAILDAVRVYATAGEIVDALASVFGRWTEDPVI
- the atpC gene encoding ATP synthase F1 subunit epsilon, with the protein product MPMQVELVSPERILFSGEADMVICRTVDGGDIAFLAGHAPFLGALTIHSARIRQPDGTETAAAVHGGFVHVRDNTVIILSDVAELASQIDVERARRAKEAAEQKAREVDDAEAQAALQRAIVRIDVAGA
- a CDS encoding dienelactone hydrolase, which codes for MTARPEQALLITPGAGHDRDQSSLVAIEAALVVHGYAVERMDFPYRRAGRKAPDRAPVLIEAVRRGAAELAARTGLPPERIALGGRSMGGRMCSMAVAEGLPARALVLIAYPLHPPGKPERARTEHLPALQVPCLFVSGTRDSFGTPAELEAATATIPGPVTHVWIDGGDHGLRRRDAEVSEAVRAWLLAL